The Nymphaea colorata isolate Beijing-Zhang1983 chromosome 5, ASM883128v2, whole genome shotgun sequence DNA segment AGAAAATATTATTTGGTTCGTCAAGTTCCACGAACgtcaggaaaaaaaatgatcaggAGATTAAGTAATTTCCATGCATATTGATTTCCAGTCACTTCGTCCATGGCTTTGAGTCAGTCAGTCAGTCAGAACTCTGGCCATTGATTTCCAGTCACTTCGTCGCCTCGAGGTCCGGTTTCGCCCTACCCGTGTTAGAGGGGGTCACAATTTAGTTTGATATCTAGGGATCCGTAATATATATTATCCTATAGTTAAATCTTGAATCTTTTCACGTTAAGAGTACAAATTCCCTATGAAACTTCAGATAGTGGCAACCAAATCAGAGATGAGATTGACCAAGGTCTCGATCAAGAATATAAACACTTAGAATATGGTTCTTAGGTCAATTATTTCGTACCGAGATCTACCCACCCTAATTCTCGACGTATTTAATTTAGATTGATTGAATCCGAATCATTTACCTCTCTAGTTCCAAACGTACAGCCCCTGCTTGCTCCTAGTCCAAGTTTCCAATCGTAGGCTTCGATCGGGTAGGCTTCGATCGGACTAATGTATATCCCAATTGATTTAGTAAAAGATGAAAAGTCCAGATAGATTTGTATATCCAGTGCTCTATACACATATACAAATCCTTATCTTATAAGTTTGattcatgaaattttaaatcCTTGATCAATGAACCCCAAGGGCTAGCATAATAGACACGATAAGAGCTTATAGGTGGCCAGTATCTATTTTGAACTTATGTAATGTTACTTCTTTATGTTGCAAAAGGAGGACAGTATAGCAGAAACACTATTTTAAAACACCGAAAGCAACCCTAAACCCTATGAGGATGGAAGGAAGAGGTGATGCTTTGGCCATCACTTGAGCGGTGGGATTTTCTCTTCTTTACCCAAAATCTTGATCAGCATAAATTTTCCAAAAGTCATTCTATTGTTGCGAAAAGAAGGTTCAGATACCACTTCTGGCGATTGAGGGGATTCAAGATCTAGGATCATCAAAATGTGAAATTTAAATACCATTgcaccaaaaattttggaaaatgccATGAAGTTtcattacttttatttttttttccaagtcttAACTGTACAGATAGAAAGCCGATTGAATCCCATCAATTTGTTTTAGAGAAGGAACAGCTCCTCAATCAACCAAATCTGTAAACAGATGAcgttattttaaattaaaaagtcAATAGCGGCGCAGAAATGTTACCAAGAAAAAAAGTCATCCTTTGTCATATAGGCTTACAATGACTGCTTAGTTTCTTGAAAATGTCGTATGAGAAAAAAGTTAGGCACATACCTAACAAATTATGCCAGAGCAACCAACTTTGAGTATGGAACTCTTGACCTTGAATTAAACCCTTGACCTTTTAGTGGGATGAACTGGGTGGAGCTTGTGTTGGCAAGCATTAAAATACTCTTCATCCCGACCCCAAATAAAtcacatgagaaaaaaaaaagctccaaTTCTCATATAAATGTTGGATGAACGCTTGTAGTGGTAAGAAAATCATTAATGATTTCCTATTGGCAATGAGTAATCAAATCCTCAAGCCTAAAACAGATGAGGAGAAATAATGCAAGcacctccaaaaaaaaaaaaaaaagaacaaaagaaaactataGGGCGAGCAAGATGTTCTGCTACATAATGTGTAGAGCTTCACTTTAAAATGGGCACTTGTGTTCATTCTCGAGCCAATCGTAGTCTGAATGACATGGCCATCaatctctcaatctctctcatGGAACTAGTATACTAGCTAACATATATTGCGACTTTACATCAAACACAGATATACCCTTTTACTATGGGaacaaggaaaagagagacaaaggAGGGATTGGGCTCTCACTCAAACAGGCCTTTCTCTCACTCCTTTCGAGCAACCAAACCAGGCTATAGGATTTTAATTTACGAGATTGCTTGTCTATTGACAGGTTTAACCTTCCAATTAAAGCTTTTTCTATTAACTGCCTCATAATTTAATTGGCAACAAATGGTAGAAGCTACATCTTATTATACTAAATTTTATAATCGAACAAAACCAAGTTGGCCTACCACCGAGCCCACCGTAAGTTCACAGCGACCCGCGCCCCGGCATGTTTTCTTTCGGCCTGTTCCCACCTTCCAATTCCCACCGCGTGTAACTAGTGGCCGAGGAACTGCAAGATACGGCAGCCCTTCTTCCCAACGACGTACCTAAATCAAACACGAAAACACACATATGCATACGCGCGAGCCACAGCTTGTAGAAGAGAAGATTTGATGGAGGATAACTGGCGTTGAAGActttcaacaaaaaattccaaGGGTCGTCACTCACATGGTGGGCTCTCCCCCAACTCCCCCTTCttttcaatgtcttcttttgaCAGTTCCCTCGGCCCTCCATCAGATGAATccatatataaaagagagagagggagtaacTCCATGGGCATCTTCCAAGTGGGAGTTCGAGATAGAGAGGAAAGTGGTACTGTGGTAGCACAGTTTCCGGCCGAaactctttctgtctctctcgaCTCTGAAGATGCAAACGAGCGAGTCGTTAGTTTCCTCTCCCTCGTCTTCCCCACCTTCTTCGCCGACACCTAGTGTCCCAACTGTCATTGCTTCCCCCTGTGCTGCCTGTAAGATTCTCCGCCGGCGATGCGTCGACCAATGCGTCTTGGCGCCCTACTTTCCGCCCTCCGAGCCCCAGAAGTTCATTACGGCTCACCGTGTTTTCGGAGCCAGCAACATCATCAAACTCCTTCAGGTTCTTACCCTTCTTCCACCAGATTCCAAAAATTTAGAGCAAATTTTTTCAACCTGGATAATTTGTCTTACGGTGCAatgagatttttctttccttttccctttttcttcaaattttatgCCGGACATAGATTCGTTGTCATCTAATTGTGACCATATATGAGATTTGCACTTCATAGGCAAATTTCTCTTTTTACTGAACGGCGGCACTAATTATTTGCAGACAAGAAGTTTAGTCCCTGTGCTGTTTCATTATTGGATTTggagaaaatcaaaatttaaccTCAAGAATGCATATGTAGTTGAAAACCGAAAGATAGTTGAATGTTATTGCTGTCTGTAATCTAATGGTTAATACTATCTCGGGGTcgccttctcttcttcctttaaTCTGGTCGTTGAGTTGGAAAATTAACTACAGAAAGATTTCAAATGGTCGTGACCATTCCTTGCAAGCCTTCAACTTTTTCTTCAGCATGAAACAAATGCACCTTTCAAAAATTGGCATTATTTTGTGTTACTCTAGCACCAAAAATTATGCTTTAAGCAGTGGATTTTAGGGAGCAGTGGTTGGAGATCCCCTTCAGCTCTGAGGCCAGAGGGGAAAAGCCCGAGCAGAGTGTGTTTGAGGCAAGAATTTTTAATTTGTGAAGCGTAGTTGTATTCTAAAAGAATTATTCTTACTAGTCTAACAATGAGAAGCAAAACTCTTGAAACATTTTAACTGGTggctttttttcttgaaaaagtcTTAACAATTGTTTGGCGGCTACCAACTGCTCCCTTACTCAAAAAAATCCTGCCAAGGATGGCCGTAAGCTGTTCATACCTTAGATTACTATTTGTTTGGACAATTGCCGACACCaacctataattttttttttttatttacacacaaatttttattagttttcaatattttacatATCAATGTCCCTTAGAATTAGAAATTTAAAGGAAGATCGCTccttaaccagaaatttttggctccgtcACTGTTATGTTGCAGTGGAATTGGTTATCCCCAAGTGCTCATATCTTGCATGTTCTTGCGCAGGATCTTCCGGAGTCGCAAAGGGCAGATGCAGTGAGCAGCTTGGTGTATGAAGCGAATGCTCGGACGAGGGATCCTGTGTATGGCTGTGCTGGAACAATCTTTCAATTGCAGAAGCAATTGACTGAGTTGCAATCTCAGTTGGCCATGGCGAAAGCCGAGATACACAACATGCAGATTCGGCAGGCGAATTTGATGGCTATTTGGTGCATGGAGACGGCGCAGTCACCACAGGCAGTGATCGATGAGAGTAGCATTTATGGAGTCAATAACAACAGCAACGACACCTACCAGCATGGCCAGTTTCAGTTTCAGCAAGGAAACTGTGGTTTCTTTGATGATGCTAATATTGGCTCTCTCTTGGAGCCCATGATCTGGACATGATCcggccaattttttttctttcttctttcaagattttgattgatcttgtaTAAGCATGATTTTCCTAAAGGGGAAAATGAGTGTCTTTTGAATCTAACAACTGTATATATATGGCAAAATACCAAAATTTGGGAATTTCTCATAGTCGATCCTCATAAGTGAATCGTGATTAGTGGGTGAGAAAATTAcgtaacaaatgaaataaactTGGAAAAAAGTAATGAATAGACAAGGGATCGAAAATAGTTTGATTTTGGGCCAATCGTTATAAAAAATGGCTAGATATATAATTGGCTCATCATGAAAGTCAATAATAGCTAGAAGAAATATCTTCATGACCAGTTTCACATCTTTATATCTAtagtaaaacagaaaaaatactTAGATAAATTCAATTTGTTTGTCATTCTTACGAACTGATCACCCTTTCTAAAGGCgagaaaatttcaaacaggCGTTTGACACTTGAGTGCATAACGAATCAccatttaacttttaaaaaggaACGACCATGCAGCCAGGGACTCTTGAAAGAAATTCTCAAAACCTGCCTGCTGATATAAACTAttgttttctatataaaatgTCAAAAGTACCTCTTACAAAGAACCGCTCCTCAGGTAGCCGATGAAAGACATTTTGTCATTAGAACTACTACTTATACTGTCATTTTAGATTAGAAATTAATGTTTTATATCCACAAGCAGCTTTTTGAGAACATTTTGTCTTTAGAAGGAGTAATTATAtgatttttacattaaaaattaatgtttaATATTCATATATGATCTTTGTTAACCTATATATTTTGTCTCTAGCTGGCTCTGGTTCACACATTCATATTTAAGTACTTTGTCAAATATGGAAAACATGGAGATAAGACTGCTGAAGTTGAGGACTATTGAGAGGTGCATGGCATGATGGGCAGTTCTAATTAGTTGCATAAGGTCCATGCCCCATCATTGAAGTCATTTAAGCCAAGCTCTATGGCAGTAGACAACGGAGTTGTTATCAGTAGTCTTAGACACTGAACTACTAAACCAAGGGGGGCTTCGTGCATCCATCAGTCAAAATCTTGATCTTAGGGATGTCTTTAAACATAATTATGGATCTTCTCGAAGCCTGCAAATATTCTTTTGAAGGATAGAAACATAGCACTGAAAGGGAATAATTTTCCCTGACAAAGTGTCATTAAGGGCATACTTATCCCTAACAAGTGGCCTTGAACGTACACGAgccaagtcaagttcgagttgaaCCATCTCCAGGCTCGAGATCTAAAATAGTGAGTTCCACCTTGGCTCGTGCTCGAACCGAGCTCAAGAAATTATGCTCAAACTCAACTTAATAATATATCGAGGAGCTCGATTCGGCTGGTAAAGCTTGTTGACACAGTGACACGGCCACTAAACCCAAAAATTTACTGCCTTTTCAGCTCTCAGGTAACAAGTTTTTATTTATAGAAAGTTGCTCATTAATAAATGTTGCTTATTGATAAATGCAAGAGAGTAACCCATTACAAGATGATATATATTGGTATTTTTGTACGAATGGCAGGAGGAAGAAGACCActtctttaaaatatttttattataaaaaatgacgTGGGGGTGGGTGGAGAAAAGACTTttccttcaaagttcaaagacgaacttttaatgataaaaaaacgAAACTTGGCTTATCTTGTATGtcaaaagaaatagagagagataaAAGTGGCAGAAAAagcttttaataataaaaaaaagtaaatatggCTTATCGCTGtacgtgaaaagaaaaaaagggagtGGTAAAGGTGGCCGGCTGAAAACAGAATCACCAAGGGCTGCAACAGGTGACTCGCGAagtgtgaaaagaaaaagtcgAATAAGGCTAAGGCGGGAAGACAAATTTGACATTATTTTATGAGTTTAGtgtgaactcgagcttgagttggttATACAAACGAGCCATTCCATACACTCGAGCCAGACTCGTTTGTTGAGAAATTCATTCGAACTCAGGCTCGAGAAAAGGTTCACCAAGTCGAGTCTGATTTCCTCTACTCGTTGTTTACTCCTACTAACAAGGCCTAGTCACTTGGGCAACTTCATACAGTTGACATCCAAAGCTTATGAATTCACATCCCACCTTTGGTGTTTTGCTTGCAAACATTGATATAGGTTAGGAGGTGTATGTTCTTTGAGTTTGCACTAAGCCTTGATGAGAAATTAACACAAATCTTATCGAAATATTGCAAAGTTTTAGAGATAAATTAATAACTGGCTCTAGTATTACGGAATAGTTTATAGGACATGCTTAATTAGATGCAGCTTGCCAACATAAGAGAGCAAGTTTCACTTCCACAAAGCTAACTTATTATCTACTTTCAAGATGAGAGCTTGACACTATAACTCTAAGGAAAGAGTTTTCTAGAGAGGAATCCCCAAATGTTTTATAGGTAAAGCACCAACCTTCCAACCAAATGAATTAAGCTGCTGATGGAAGCCGACTGATAATGAAACTTTTGTCAAAGTTAACAATCATACCAGCTCTATGTTGAAATTTATGGATGAAGTTGCAAAAAGCATCACATGCATTCTTTCTGAAAGGCACGAATAAACGAATGTTGTCAACTTTTTACACTTGAATGAGGGGAAACAATATTGTCCTTTGCTGCAGGTTTGAAaggaggattttgaagatttttttcaatgaaacaTAGAAGTAAGAAGATAAACGATCCCCTTGTTGAAGTCCCTCAGATAGGTAAAACTAGTTGCTTCTGCAGGAGATCTTGAGAAAAAGATGTGCAAGCCGTGGAGACTACGTGGGGATTAAGAAGAACCTACTCCCTAACTTGTAAATTGGATCTTGTGCTcctccatctttttcttttaaatagaTTAAAAAAGAACTTGGTATCAATATCCCCACTTTATAACCATCTAATCCCAGATTTCTGCCTGTAGAACTCATCTTCCCTGAGTAATGAAGAATTGAACTGATCTCTACATTTGCTCTCCTCCTCATTGACATCCACATGTCCTCCTTCAACATTATCCTGTATGTGCTCCTTGCCTATCAATAGGCCGAATTGGAATTTTCACTAATTGGGGAATTCCAAGGTTTTAACTCTTCATAGATCACCTTAAGCATCCTGACCAGCCCAAATGTAGAACGTCATGACTTCTTCTTCAATAGCCTTTTTTTATAATATGCTGCACTAAAGGAACTTGAGCCAAGGATTGTAAAAGTAGAAAAATGGCATCCTCAACGAGTAGCATTTGTCCCAAGGCAAACTGTACAACTCAATTTGAGTACAAATTTATCCTTCTGTAACTTGATCAAGAAACATCAATCAATTTTACTCGTGACATTACCATTGTAGTTTTCATAAGTGTATTTGGAAGAATGATTGTACACCTTTAACAAACCATCACACCTAATGTAAACTCAGCGCAGCAGGGCCACACCTTATTGGTCATGGGTGCGTGGGGCGTTGCTCTCGCATGCCCACACGCACACAGGCCCACATGCACAAGCCCTTTTCTTAGCAAAAACTGCTCCTTAGATGGGTGGTTTTGGACATTTTGGACGGgtattagccctgcccacactcCAAAGGGATATTTGCAGGGTTAAAGGCTAATCTTActtggtcaaaacctatttaaaacaaaaaaaattcaaaaatacttggaattctcatcaaaatattgttaaattcaaaaaattcaaattttgagatttgacttcaaaactctctataaatacatCATCCAATCTTCTTTCTTAGGCATGGTTCACCTTTGAGAAACCTTTAATGCTttttcacttgaagatttagagtttACCTTAGCTCTCtctacatttttctcttcttcttttctttttcttctccaaccttgggaggaAGCTTCTTCAAGTTTCAATTCTTCAAAAGAATATGAGGAAATCTCTTGGAGGAATACTTTCATCATCTCCAAGCATCACTGGAGGCAACCATAGGATCATCCAAAGAAGGAGACTAGTTCCCAAAACCATTTATATTAGAGATATATAGTTCTCctcttattttcatttctttttgccCCTCTCAATGGCCTCGCAAGAAAACTTTAAAGACTTCCTATCCAAAGTCGATAGCTATCTTGAGTGCAacgggagtatgagcaaggagaaataaattctatttttcattattttcaaaatatgtttgctatattttttttgtttgttgtttatgtttgaaatgatgttcatgcatgataaattaattttttttaattaat contains these protein-coding regions:
- the LOC116254663 gene encoding LOB domain-containing protein 1-like, which codes for MQTSESLVSSPSSSPPSSPTPSVPTVIASPCAACKILRRRCVDQCVLAPYFPPSEPQKFITAHRVFGASNIIKLLQDLPESQRADAVSSLVYEANARTRDPVYGCAGTIFQLQKQLTELQSQLAMAKAEIHNMQIRQANLMAIWCMETAQSPQAVIDESSIYGVNNNSNDTYQHGQFQFQQGNCGFFDDANIGSLLEPMIWT